The following proteins are encoded in a genomic region of Dioscorea cayenensis subsp. rotundata cultivar TDr96_F1 chromosome 8, TDr96_F1_v2_PseudoChromosome.rev07_lg8_w22 25.fasta, whole genome shotgun sequence:
- the LOC120267859 gene encoding protein LATERAL ORGAN BOUNDARIES-like has product MHHSSSSSSSSSSPMTLKGGTSQACAACKYQRRKCTSDCPLAPYFPPDMPKQFQNAHKLFGVSNILKIINKLDPSRRPEAMKTIIYEANIRDRSPVHGCLGIIYAIHFQIHQAQLELDALNQHLSLLQRHAATASSSAASNDDYMPFDNAVPFAPISNACNIKSMLHDYDEISPYFDALVQDDQQSFIDSREFNSVSSGEKEGGDQQGEHMTENELKNAAACFTLTSIMN; this is encoded by the exons ATGCACcactcttcatcatcatcatcatcatcatcttcacccATGACTCTCAAAGGTGGAACCAGCCAAGCTTGCGCTGCATGCAAATACCAACGTAGAAAATGCACTTCTGACTGCCCTTTAGCTCCCTACTTCCCTCCTGACATGCCCAAACAATTCCAAAACGCTCACAAACTCTTCGGTGTAAGCAACATCCTCAAGATCATTAACAAACTTGACCCTTCTCGTCGGCCGGAGGCCATGAAGACCATCATCTATGAAGCTAACATCCGTGACCGGTCTCCGGTCCATGGCTGTCTTGGCATCATCTATGCTATTCACTTTCAAATTCATCAAGCTCAACTTGAGCTTGATGCACTCAATCAGCATCTTTCTTTGTTGCAACGGCATGCGGCCACTGCATCCTCGTCGGCGGCGTCTAACGATGATTATATGCCTTTCGATAATGCCGTCCCATTCGCTCCTATTTCTAATGCTTGCAATATTAAGTCTATGTTGCATGATTATGATGAGATTTCGCCTTATTTCGATGCTCTTGTTCAAGATGATCAGCAATCTTTTATTGATTCTAGAGAGTTCAA TTCTGTGTCATCTGGGGAGAAGGAGGGTGGAGATCAACAAGGAGAGCATATGACTGAGAATGAGCTCAAGAATGCTGCTGCTTGTTTTACTCTAACAAGCATTATGAACTGA
- the LOC120266567 gene encoding costars family protein, protein MNVEEEVGRLKEEIQRLGQLQSDGTYKVKFGVLFNDDKCANIFEALVGTLRAAKKRKVVTYEGELLLQGVHDNVEILFSHHLQDCTSCHCLIFNSFVIADYAMCPQCFIFRSFVQE, encoded by the exons ATGAATGTAGAAGAGGAAGTGGGGAGATTGAAAGAAGAGATCCAGCGCTTGGGTCAGCTCCAATCTGATGGTACTTACAAG GTGAAGTTTGGAGTTCTTTTCAACGATGATAAATGTGCAAACATATTTGAAGCATTGGTCGGAACCTTGAGAGCTGCCAAGAAGAGAAAGGTTGTTACTTATGAAGGTGAACTACTTCTGCAAGGAGTTCATGACAATGTGGAAATACTCTTTTCCCACCATCTCCAGGACTGCACCAGTTGCCACTGCTTAATTTTCAACAGTTTTGTAATCGCTGATTATGCAATGTGTCCTCAGTGTTTCATTTTCAGAAGCTTTGTTCAAGAATAA
- the LOC120267790 gene encoding protein NUCLEAR FUSION DEFECTIVE 4-like isoform X2 codes for MKFPGTLLLWLPTGLIAMGFLGLSSAILTQIYRTLYNGNAGAFVLMLACLPALLPLLLMYFVKIHQTDGRDDKKHLDAFSIITLIIAGYLMLVILGENILTLETSVRIVAFLLLLLLLMSPLIVAMKAQLHDWKTLSESCDESIRPLIGDINYAVTDLKSDGLVEEEASSSVIGRESSSQDMCQASREDLSVLQSMLTSEFWLLFLAVACGLGSGLATINNISQIGSSLGYSIKEISSLVSLWSIWNFLGRFAIGYISDYFLRSRGYARTLFMVLTLAVMSIGHVIISSGLPGTLYLGSTFVGLCYGSIWVLMPSITSEIFGLRDFGTIFNTIAIASPVGSYILSVRVVGYIYDKESSSSAIHACMGRHCFMSSFLIMASTSLLGVASSVALFLRTRKFYSQVIYAAVQSS; via the exons ATGAAGTTTCCTGGAACACTTTTGTTGTGGTTACCCACTGGACTCATTGCCATG GGGTTTCTGGGTCTTAGTAGCGCAATCCTAACCCAGATATATCGCACTCTGTATAATGGAAATGCTGGGGCTTTTGTTCTAATGCTTGCATGCCTACCTGCATTGCTTCCGTTGTTGCTTATGTATTTTGTCAAAATTCATCAAACAGATGGAAGAGATGACAAAAAACATTTAGATGCTTTCTCCATAATAACTCTGATCATTGCTGGTTATCTGATGCTGGTTATTCTGGGAGAAAATATTCTAACATTGGAAACATCTGTCCGCATAGTGGCATTTTTACTGTTGCTCCTCCTGCTGATGTCACCTTTAATTGTCGCAATGAAAGCTCAGCTTCATGATTGGAAGACACTATCTGAATCATGCGACGAAAGTATCCGGCCGTTGATAGGTGACATAAATTATGCGGTTACAGACCTGAAGTCTGATGGACTTGTAGAAGAAGAGGCTTCTTCCAGTGTGATTGGGCGGGAATCATCCAGCCAAGACATGTGCCAAGCTTCAAGAGAAGACTTGAGTGTATTACAGTCAATGCTGACAAGTGAATTCTGGTTACTTTTTCTTGCGGTTGCCTGTGGCTTGGGTTCAGGGTTAGCGACAATAAACAATATAAGCCAAATAGGAAGTTCACTTGGATATTCAATCAAAGAGATAAGTAGCTTGGTATCCTTATGGAGCATATGGAATTTTCTCGGGCGTTTTGCAATTGGTTACATTTCAGATTACTTCCTTCGTTCACGAGGCTATGCACGGACATTGTTCATGGTCTTAACTCTTGCTGTGATGAGCATCGGGCATGTAATTATCTCATCCGGTCTTCCTGGTACTCTGTATTTGGGCTCTACATTTGTTGGTCTGTGCTATGGTTCTATATGGGTGCTAATGCCAAGCATCACTTCAGAAATCTTTGGTCTAAGGGACTTTGGTACCATTTTCAACACCATTGCCATAGCAAGCCCAGTCGGATCTTACATCCTCTCTGTTAGAGTTGttggatatatatatgacaaggaATCTTCGTCTTCTGCAATTCATGCTTGCATGGGACGACACTGCTTCATGTCATCGTTTCTGATAATGGCATCAACTTCTCTTCTTGGAGTTGCATCCAGCGTGGCACTGTTTCTCAGAACCAGAAAGTTTTACAGTCAGGTTATATATGCTGCAGTACAGTCTTCTTAA
- the LOC120267793 gene encoding uncharacterized protein LOC120267793, giving the protein MEFSRPFCNWLHFRLLPPFTRLCTDIVHGLNSCCYEHRACNYLVRSSWYSVFGLYIRWFALWFICVLMPGISSEIFGLRHFATIFNPIAIASPIGSYILSVRIVGFIYDKESSASAIHACIGQQCFMSSFLIMASTCILGVASSMVLFFSEPECYTVRFYTLEYSLLNLIP; this is encoded by the coding sequence ATGGAATTTTCCCGCCCGTTTTGCAATTGGTTACATTTCAGATTACTTCCTCCGTTCACGAGGCTATGCACGGACATTGTTCATGGTCTTAACTCTTGCTGTTATGAGCATCGGGCATGTAATTATCTCGTCCGGTCTTCCTGGTACTCTGTATTTGGGCTCTACATTCGTTGGTTTGCGCTATGGTTCATATGTGTGCTAATGCCGGGCATCTCGTCAGAAATCTTTGGTCTGAGGCATTTTGCTACCATTTTCAACCCCATTGCCATAGCAAGCCCAATCGGATCTTACATCCTTTCTGTTAGAATTGTCGGGTTTATATACGACAAGGAATCTTCGGCTTCTGCAATTCACGCTTGCATCGGGCAGCAATGCTTCATGTCATCGTTTCTGATAATGGCATCGACTTGTATTCTTGGAGTTGCATCCAGCATGGTTCTGTTTTTCTCAGAACCAGAATGTTATACAGTCAGGTTTTATACGCTGGAGTACAGTCTTCTTAATTTGATCCCATGA
- the LOC120267789 gene encoding uncharacterized protein At4g38062 yields the protein MEMEAVCKELDELKHAMEVLRDDCQVKSKLLESLRRAHDEQNSKLQEAKATVEKQTQELAAKSEEINLSRIMYEDVNNTLLEKELLLKNLSLANDNIRMSSRERVMKLEEENKTLISALDEANSRREDGERKLSSCKKEIEELRIQLVQSQKKCSDAEEKAHVLGEVRRREEMIQRVERENEKLEDKLKWKNEQFRHLEEAHCKLQDEFQSSKKVWELEKCGLHDEISSLQMNLDLQKRAVEDFRSRLEMCNQALAHEESRRKLLEIQMSEFETRYENVVMEYEEVRSSIDVLTAKRDEEIATLRNSLATKEACFKEMEFRNDQLEQDNIELRSSLKEFQEAQINAVEATASLKTLRQKFRVLEQKHRSCSEEFRAKEAEWSTQTEKLRRDLDECTLKLSGKNTEISELQLELESTNSLLLQQKLENEEMSIVLAVFKSALMESYMNLESLKFEIERRNAKQEERIACLMEQLDKKNCALVLSQSEIKLEHEMVLELQRKMECVESVNLEHVSKLKELDIYKEKLEESSRSFSSFKDQVSQKESELQENMRRVSDALDDANSALAEKSRELDRCNSMLAESSQSFSRFKEKACMKEKALQEELNTFSDALEKAKFSLAEKTREHDMSKVLLVESSGVILRLKEQVSQASQKENDLQEELKKATVALNQANSTLADKTSEAAKFEYQMLEIKSVVEKLERLRSDLEIELSKTHDECIAVRKDLDACTLEKMMAEEKFMQEKNGLKRDIKEKDMLIKELQQQIVIFEEHQARQSVEDIGKVSVAEDEYERLKCQEQEYAAREVEISAMIEQEKAKFLEAMKEKECVIYVIQQQVSSLKRAFAELAEAAGSLKPSDMRFDNGGLHDTLEKIVSTHILDKLDLQYKSLLLVEAEKESLVLQKKLEIADKLSFDSKKEKLEAENKTVEIEKELKCLLSNNCILKGEIETLNAVIEQFSSAGEKMEDDIVCFTNLVMDLSNSEKELAKFLKNINAQDEEVAKSCCKEDNNYQLKNNKILETFATRLPLKEQNF from the coding sequence ATGGAGATGGAAGCAGTTTGCAAAGAGTTGGATGAACTGAAGCATGCAATGGAGGTTCTGAGAGATGACTGCCAAGTGAAATCCAAGTTGTTGGAGAGCTTGAGAAGAGCTCATGATGAACAAAATTCCAAGCTCCAAGAAGCTAAAGCTACAGTTGAAAAGCAAACTCAAGAGCTTGCTGCCAAATCTGAAGAGATTAATCTCTCCAGAATTATGTATGAAGATGTGAACAATACTCTTTTAGAGAAGGAATTATTGCTAAAAAATCTCAGCTTGGCTAATGACAACATCAGGATGAGTTCTAGGGAGAGGGTGATGAAGTTGGAAGAAGAGAACAAAACTCTTATTTCTGCTTTGGATGAAGCAAACTCGAGAAGAGAAGACGGGGAGCGAAAGTTGAGTTCTTGCAAGAAAGAGATCGAAGAGCTTCGAATTCAATTGGTGCAGTCTCAAAAGAAGTGTTCTGATGCTGAGGAGAAGGCTCATGTTCTTGGTGAAGTGAGGAGGAGAGAGGAAATGATTCAGAGAGTAGAGCGGGAGAATGAGAAGTTGGAAGATAAGCTTAAGTGGAAGAATGAGCAGTTTCGGCACTTGGAAGAAGCACATTGTAAACTTCAGGATGAGTTTCAGTCAAGTAAGAAAGTATGGGAGCTGGAGAAATGTGGTTTGCATGATGAGATTTCATCTTTGCAGATGAATCTGGACTTGCAAAAGAGAGCTGTTGAAGATTTTCGTTCGAGATTAGAGATGTGTAATCAAGCTCTTGCTCATgaagaaagtagaagaaaattACTTGAAATTCAGATGAGTGAATTTGAAACTCGGTATGAGAATGTTGTAATGGAGTATGAAGAGGTTAGATCTAGCATTGATGTATTGACAGCTAAGCGAGATGAGGAGATTGCCACACTTCGTAACTCATTGGCCACCAAAGAAGCATGTTTCAAGGAAATGGAATTTAGAAATGATCAGCTTGAACAAGATAATATAGAGCTTCGGAGCTCTCTGAAAGAGTTTCAGGAAGCACAGATTAATGCAGTGGAAGCTACTGCTTCACTGAAGACTCTTCGTCAAAAGTTTAGAGTTTTGGAACAGAAGCACAGAAGTTGTTCCGAGGAATTCAGGGCTAAAGAGGCTGAATGGAGTACTCAAACAGAGAAATTAAGGAGAGATTTGGATGAGTGCACGTTGAAGTTAAGCGGCAAAAATACAGAGATATCTGAATTGCAGCTTGAGTTAGAAAGCACCAATTCTTTGTTGTTGCAACAAaagttggagaatgaagagatGTCAATTGTTCTTGCTGTCTTCAAATCAGCATTAATGGAGTCCTACATGAACCTTGAAAGCTTGAAATTTGAGATTGAAAGAAGAAAtgcaaaacaagaagaaagaattgCATGTCTAATGGAGCAGTTGGATAAGAAGAATTGTGCTCTTGTTCTATCCCAGTCTGAAATCAAGCTGGAACATGAGATGGTGCTTGAACTGCAGAGAAAGATGGAATGCGTAGAATCTGTGAATCTGGAGCATGTTTCAAAGCTGAAAGAACTAGACATCTACAAAGAGAAGCTTGAGGAATCATCCCGGAGTTTCAGTAGCTTCAAAGACCAAGTTTCTCAGAAGGAAAGCGAGCTGCAAGAGAATATGAGGAGAGTCTCCGATGCATTAGATGATGCAAATTCTGCTCTTGCTGAAAAAAGCCGGGAACTTGACAGGTGTAATAGTATGCTTGCAGAGTCATCTCAGAGTTTTAGTCGTTTCAAAGAAAAAGCTTGTATGAAGGAAAAGGCCCTGCAAGAGGAATTGAATACATTCTCAGATGCTTTAGAGAAAGCAAAATTCTCTCTTGCGGAGAAAACAAGAGAGCATGACATGTCCAAGGTGCTGCTTGTAGAATCATCTGGGGTTATTCTTCGCTTAAAAGAACAGGTGTCTCAAGCTTCCCAGAAGGAAAATGACTTGCAGGAGGAATTGAAGAAAGCAACAGTTGCTTTAAATCAAGCAAATTCTACTCTTGCTGACAAAACAAGTGAAGCGGCTAAGTTTGAATATCAAATGCTAGAAATTAAATCAGTAGTTGAGAAACTGGAGAGGCTGAGGTCTGATTTGGAAATTGAATTGAgtaaaacacatgatgaatgcATAGCAGTTAGAAAGGATTTGGATGCCTGCACTCTTGAGAAGATGATGGCTGAAGAAAAAtttatgcaagaaaaaaatggttTGAAGAGAGATATCAAAGAGAAAGACATGTTAATCAAAGAGCTTCAGCAGcaaattgttatttttgaagAACATCAAGCAAGACAGTCTGTGGAGGATATCGGAAAGGTTTCAGTTGCAGAAGATGAATATGAAAGACTGAAGTGTCAGGAACAAGAATATGCAGCAAGGGAGGTTGAAATTTCAGCAATGATTGAACAAGAGAAAGCAAAGTTTTTAGAAGCCATGAAGGAGAAAGAATGTGTTATTTATGTTATCCAGCAACAAGTTTCTTCACTGAAAAGAGCTTTTGCAGAGTTGGCTGAAGCAGCTGGCAGTTTGAAACCTTCTGACATGAGGTTTGATAATGGAGGACTTCATGATACTTTAGAAAAAATTGTGTCGACTCATATCCTTGACAAACTGGATCTTCAGTACAAAAGCTTGCTCCTTGTTGAAGCAGAAAAGGAATCGCTTGTTCTACAGAAAAAACTTGAAATTGCAGACAAACTATCATTTGactcaaagaaagaaaagcttGAGGCAGAAAACAAAACAGTTGAAATTGAGAAGGAATTGAAATGCCTGCTGTCAAACAATTGCATTCTCAAAGGAGAGATAGAAACTCTTAATGCAGTCATTGAACAGTTCTCATCAGCGGGAGAGAAGATGGAAGATGACATTGTATGTTTCACTAATTTGGTTATGGATTTGTCTAACAGTGAGAAAGAACTAGCAAAGTTTCTGAAGAATATAAATGCTCAAGATGAAGAGGTTGCTAAATCCTGCTGCAAAGAAGACAACAATTATCAGctgaagaacaacaaaatattGGAGACTTTTGCTACAAGATTGCCATTGAAAGAGCAAAACTTTTAG
- the LOC120267790 gene encoding protein NUCLEAR FUSION DEFECTIVE 4-like isoform X1: MKLLCLPPPRSAVRGGKWLALAASIYIQCTSGSSYCFGIYSSLLKNSQAYDQFTLDSVAFSKDFGANVGVLSGILSSSSRVGAPWVVLLAGSVLCFSGYFPIWLAVTGAVPRPPLLVMCLSMLLAAQAQTFFNTADVVTAVENFPGNRGTVIGIMKGFLGLSSAILTQIYRTLYNGNAGAFVLMLACLPALLPLLLMYFVKIHQTDGRDDKKHLDAFSIITLIIAGYLMLVILGENILTLETSVRIVAFLLLLLLLMSPLIVAMKAQLHDWKTLSESCDESIRPLIGDINYAVTDLKSDGLVEEEASSSVIGRESSSQDMCQASREDLSVLQSMLTSEFWLLFLAVACGLGSGLATINNISQIGSSLGYSIKEISSLVSLWSIWNFLGRFAIGYISDYFLRSRGYARTLFMVLTLAVMSIGHVIISSGLPGTLYLGSTFVGLCYGSIWVLMPSITSEIFGLRDFGTIFNTIAIASPVGSYILSVRVVGYIYDKESSSSAIHACMGRHCFMSSFLIMASTSLLGVASSVALFLRTRKFYSQVIYAAVQSS, encoded by the exons ATGAAGCTCCTCTGCCTCCCTCCGCCGAGATCGGCGGTGCGCGGTGGCAAGTGGCTCGCCCTGGCAGCGAGCATCTACATCCAGTGCACCTCGGGATCGTCCTACTGCTTCGGTATCTACTCCTCTCTTCTCAAGAACTCCCAGGCCTACGATCAATTCACGCTCGATTCCGTCGCCTTCTCCAAGGATTTTGGCGCAAACGTCGGCGTCCTTTCCGGaatcctctcctcctcctcccgcGTCGGCGCACCGTGGGTTGTCCTGTTGGCTGGCTCTGTACTCTGCTTCTCTGGTTACTTCCCGATCTGGCTCGCTGTCACCGGCGCCGTCCCTCGCCCTCCCCTTCTGGTTATGTGCTTGTCGATGCTGCTTGCTGCGCAGGCCCAGACCTTCTTTAACACCGCTGATGTGGTCACCGCCGTCGAGAACTTTCCGGGAAATCGGGGCACTGTTATTGGGATCATGAAG GGGTTTCTGGGTCTTAGTAGCGCAATCCTAACCCAGATATATCGCACTCTGTATAATGGAAATGCTGGGGCTTTTGTTCTAATGCTTGCATGCCTACCTGCATTGCTTCCGTTGTTGCTTATGTATTTTGTCAAAATTCATCAAACAGATGGAAGAGATGACAAAAAACATTTAGATGCTTTCTCCATAATAACTCTGATCATTGCTGGTTATCTGATGCTGGTTATTCTGGGAGAAAATATTCTAACATTGGAAACATCTGTCCGCATAGTGGCATTTTTACTGTTGCTCCTCCTGCTGATGTCACCTTTAATTGTCGCAATGAAAGCTCAGCTTCATGATTGGAAGACACTATCTGAATCATGCGACGAAAGTATCCGGCCGTTGATAGGTGACATAAATTATGCGGTTACAGACCTGAAGTCTGATGGACTTGTAGAAGAAGAGGCTTCTTCCAGTGTGATTGGGCGGGAATCATCCAGCCAAGACATGTGCCAAGCTTCAAGAGAAGACTTGAGTGTATTACAGTCAATGCTGACAAGTGAATTCTGGTTACTTTTTCTTGCGGTTGCCTGTGGCTTGGGTTCAGGGTTAGCGACAATAAACAATATAAGCCAAATAGGAAGTTCACTTGGATATTCAATCAAAGAGATAAGTAGCTTGGTATCCTTATGGAGCATATGGAATTTTCTCGGGCGTTTTGCAATTGGTTACATTTCAGATTACTTCCTTCGTTCACGAGGCTATGCACGGACATTGTTCATGGTCTTAACTCTTGCTGTGATGAGCATCGGGCATGTAATTATCTCATCCGGTCTTCCTGGTACTCTGTATTTGGGCTCTACATTTGTTGGTCTGTGCTATGGTTCTATATGGGTGCTAATGCCAAGCATCACTTCAGAAATCTTTGGTCTAAGGGACTTTGGTACCATTTTCAACACCATTGCCATAGCAAGCCCAGTCGGATCTTACATCCTCTCTGTTAGAGTTGttggatatatatatgacaaggaATCTTCGTCTTCTGCAATTCATGCTTGCATGGGACGACACTGCTTCATGTCATCGTTTCTGATAATGGCATCAACTTCTCTTCTTGGAGTTGCATCCAGCGTGGCACTGTTTCTCAGAACCAGAAAGTTTTACAGTCAGGTTATATATGCTGCAGTACAGTCTTCTTAA